The genomic stretch TGGTGTACCCGTTCCACTTCACAGCATTCCGGAGCATGCGGGCAGCTACATTGGCCAGCGCGTTCATCTGGCTGAAAGAGATTGCCGTGGGTGTGGTCTTTTTCCGACACAAGGAACTAAGCACTGACCGCACCAACCAATCGGTTTGCTTTGAGCACTACCCCATGCAACCATGGGAGTATCCAATTAACTACTACCGTTTCTCCGTTGGTTTCCTGTTCCCCCTGGGCATCCTTTCCGTGTCGTATTTCAGAGTCCTGCGGGCAGTCAGGAAGAGCACTGGCACTCAGAGCGCCCAGAAGACCCGCATCAAGCACCTGGTGACCAGCACCATTGTCATATTCCTGGTATGTTTCTCTCCGTACCACGTGTTCCTGCTGCTGCGTACAGTCTTTGAGAGGGACTGCCCCTTCATCATCAGTATCTTCAACTACTATCACTTCTCCCTGCTGCTCACCAGCTTCAACTGTGTGGCTGACCCGGCGCTGTACTGCTTCGTCAGTGAGAGCGCCCAGCAGGGGATCCAGcaggcccaggaggcctgtaccCAGGCCCTCTGCTGCAGCTGCCACAGGGGACAGCATAGCCCTGTTACCGCCACCACCACGGGGACAGACTCCAACGAGGTGGCCACCTCCAACGAGAAGGGGACAACAACCGTCACACCGCTGACACAGAACCAGATGATCTAGCAGTAATATAAATAATACATGGGTTTTATAAAGTTCTTTGGAAGGACCTAAAGATGCTTGAAGCTGGAGTCTAGGAGCTGGAACCAGATTTGGATGAGAGGGATGGTGGGAAAGATACTGACAGTGACATGGAACATTCTGCAATGAGATGtcattaaaaaaaagtgttatagCAGTGCTACAACAGTGTTTTAAGgtaatgtttttaatttttacaaCACTTTCTTTTGAGATAGTTTTGAACTCAAAACTAACTCTATATAGTTGAGCAAATTTCTTCCTGTaacattttgtttctctctcatCACATTATTTAATATTAATTCTCAGGGTTTTAAATCCCAGACGGTGATTTCAGGAGTGACTGACTTCATACCTATCAGCACAGATCAGACATATCAACACGTGACCTAATATATTTCTATCGTAGGTCCTCTAGGATTCTTGGGTTAGATTCTTGCTGCTCAATATCTGTGAATCGCTCCCATTTCAGGGGTATGTAAAGGATTCCTCAACTTAGCTCAGATTCATAAATGACACTGTGTGTAGAGCATAAACAAAAATACATACaaacagtgagctccaaaagtattggggcaGTGACAATTTCTGTAAttcagcactttggattttaagTCATATCCCACCAAAAATGATAACCTCcccagtttatttttatttatttatttcacctttatttaaccagataggctagttgagaacaagttctcatttgcaactgcgacctggccaagataaagcgtagcaattcgacacatacaacaacacagagttacacatggaataaacaaaacatacagtcaataatacagtagaacaaaagaaaacaaaaagtctatatatagtgagtgcaaatgaggtaagttaaggaaataaataggccatggtggcgaagtaattacaatatagcaattaaacactggaatggtagatcggcagaagatgaatgtgcaggtagagatactggggtgcaaaggagcaaaataaataaataccagtatggggatgaggtaggtagatagatgggctgtttacagataggctaagtacaggtgcagtgatctgtaaactgctctgacagctggtgcttaaagctagtgagggagatgtgagtctccagcttcagaggtttttgcaattcgttccagtcatgggcagcagagaactggaaggacagACGactaaaggaggaattggctttgggggtgaccagtgagatatacctgctggagcgcgtgctacgagtgggtgctgctatggtgaccagtgagctgagataaggcggggctttacctagcagagacttgtagataacctgtagccagtgggtttggcgacgagtatgaagcgagggccaaccaacgagagcgtacatgtcgccatggtgggtagtgtatggggctttggtgacaaaacggatggcactgtgatagactgcatccagtttgttgggtagagtgttggaggctattttatagatgacatcaccgaagtcgaggatcggtaggatggtcagttttacgagggtatgtttggcagcatgagtgaaggatgccttgttgcgatataggaagccgattctggatttaattttggattggagatgcttaatgtgagtctggaaggagagtttacagtctaaccagacacccaggtatttgtagttgttgttatagttgtatttgtagtcagagccgtccagagtagtgatgctggacgggcgagcaggtgcgggcagcgatcgattgaaaagcatgcatttagttttacttgcgtttaagagcagttggaggccacgaaaggagagttgtattgcattgaagctcgtctggaggttagttaacacagtgtccaaggaggggccagaagtatcaGAATGGTgtcgagaattgaaccctgtggcacacccatagagactgtcagaggtccagacaacaggccctccgatttgacacactgaactctatcagagaagtagttggtaaaccagacgagacaataatttgagaaaccaaggctgtcgagtctgccaataagaatgttgtgattgacagagtcgaaagccttggccaggtcgatgaatacggctgcacagtaatgtctcttatcgatgtcGGTTAtgaatctttgggaatctcagacgcggaagagaggttgaacaggctagtaataggggttgcaacaattttggcagataattttagaaagagagggtccagattgtctagcccggctgatttgtaggggtccagattttgcagttctttcagaacattggctatctggatttgggtaaaggagaaatggtgggggctttggcgggttgctgtggagggtgccaggcagttgaccggggtaggggtagccatgtggaaagcatggccagccgtagagaaatgcttattgaaattctcaattatagtggatttatcggtggtgacaagtgtttcctagcctcagagcagtgggcagctgggaggaggtgctcttattctccatggactttacagtgtcccagaacttttttgagttagtactacaggatgcaaatttctgtttgaaaaagctagccttagcttttctaactgcctgtgtatttttgttcctaacttccctgaaaagttgcatatcacgggggctattcaatgctaatgcagaatgccacaggttgtttttgtgctggtcaagggcagacaggtctggcgtgaaccaaggactatatctattccttgttattgtaatggtgagaggttagcatgtcgtGGGGGTATATttatgcctctaactttctcTCTAATCATTATTCATTCAGgtttatctgtaatcatggttgCATCCACAGTAATGTTAAGTGTTAAGAATCCTATTCTATTCTTACAATAAAAGGGACTCCAAAAGGACACATTATTCAcctttcatttctattgggcacaaaataatctgaaacacattcaaaacaaacagcaaatgcatcaaACAAGTTTATACAGTTACAATCTTAACCTAGTAAAGATGTGCTATGAATATTGGACCAAATACatcactttttactactttattACAGATATGAGTGAATTTGTTGTCTGAAATGTGGCTACTATGTACAAaaggtgctgtaatttctaaacagttcacctGAAGAAAatgccctcaaattaaagctgacagtctgctcTTTAAccttcatagtcattgtatccTTTCAAATCCAAAGTCCTGGATTACAgagccagaacaacaacaaatgtgtcactgtcccaatacttgtGGAGCGGAGCTCACATAAATGCATACATTGGTTAAGCGCCTTAACAGAAATTCATTCATTTTGAATGTTATGTTGTTTTTATGCATCTCTGAGTGATGTTCTACTGATTCCCGGGTAATTTCATGTTTTAATGTGTATCTGAACTATTGccgttcaagcaggcagaaatacTGCCGGTATGAAAAGTTATGCATCATTTAAAAGttctatatcttgaaaacttgatttctGACAGGCACAACATTGACTATCAACAGTGGACCAattaaacaaataccaaaagatagatTTTAAGTGGATTATTCCAGCGGAGTCCAGCTCAGTAGTACCCCAGAGGTCCTGACTGACTTGACTTCTTTGTGGAGCATAGGTCGATCACAATGTTCTCCACCGCATTCTCTTTCCCAGGGGCCTGCCCTGCCTCTATTAAGGATGTCTTAGTTGGAACAGCCCCATGTCTTCCCAGGCTGTGTCCTGGCCACACAGCCTGAGTATTTCCAGGTTAAACGACCCACAGGAGGACCAGCACAGCTGACCTCTCACCTTTCACACTGCACAGATTTTCTGCTGCATTTTTCCCCTCCTTACATTGGTATTTTTACTTTCTTAAGTACCAGATCTTCCCAAAGCAGAAGGACATAGGAAAATAGGCTTTTCAATGGTGAATGAGGCAGTTGTAAATCACCTAAGGATAGACTGGTTGTTCTCAGGATGATGATGAATTGGAACATGTAAGGCAAACATAGAGATATTCAGAGCTCATAAATCATGGGCGAATAACTTCATACAGTAGGAGACTGTGTAACAATAGTGTTGACTCATATGTCGCTATCAGCCCAGGGTCTCTAATGTTATCAAATATTGTATGTATATGCATGCAT from Oncorhynchus clarkii lewisi isolate Uvic-CL-2024 chromosome 25, UVic_Ocla_1.0, whole genome shotgun sequence encodes the following:
- the LOC139383532 gene encoding ovarian cancer G-protein coupled receptor 1-like — encoded protein: MSGMTMNMFKVESDYINCTISHEIHQYLFSGAYILVLLIGVPTNAFSLYHAWLQLRAKNELGVYLLNLTMSDLLYLASLPLWLQYIFQGDDWSQTEWLCQLCGFLLYENIYISIGFLCCISIDRYLAVVYPFHFTAFRSMRAATLASAFIWLKEIAVGVVFFRHKELSTDRTNQSVCFEHYPMQPWEYPINYYRFSVGFLFPLGILSVSYFRVLRAVRKSTGTQSAQKTRIKHLVTSTIVIFLVCFSPYHVFLLLRTVFERDCPFIISIFNYYHFSLLLTSFNCVADPALYCFVSESAQQGIQQAQEACTQALCCSCHRGQHSPVTATTTGTDSNEVATSNEKGTTTVTPLTQNQMI